The Scleropages formosus chromosome 11, fSclFor1.1, whole genome shotgun sequence genome window below encodes:
- the LOC108941291 gene encoding uncharacterized protein LOC108941291 — protein sequence MINKNFSEEISALRAEKQEVMNSLQQAQRLLQMQTKAIGRVELELRRQREEHQALKREHELLQAKTREREDRFVSLTEEYKNSKTKQEREQKILFDEAGELSEGHDHLDKQPISCKEEEHTHMVQGNLKDYSQNDIAENADVSCDVICKTKNAGRECVPLQNDKELVQLCCPARTKQDLSDADKTGDSGHAPDEGRDPAPTEPRETVNDGLPQPDYCTAIKAQGAYVYVPGHADMEGTEKGDCAADPTTNPTRTALEPPGSPTASAVFPAGVTPSADAVDTLGVCGASAGQQAPDSRVIQPCMGTTHPGNCTVNEAPVSCSSVPCKYDFIKALSGSESYASHTVEHGEEINEGNKKKETKSTLKSISRVTDEYGRVTQKGTEIVCDSTTDSAFDKRYPSKANEESLKCSYPCLPGFFISGNGKTTPLASVRSSVSSDTELESKLSDKDSHPQVVMNPQPDVKEASGQNYLSISSALNSDVVLNTEAKCTLLQSKTPDKTDITAVDTSFLTMDLASRSATPSKTSDEESFTQNEARQKFKDQHIFVCDLESTDVKESSAFKYSDKYKKIETPSISIPTKYIQNEINLNSNETDSIFVPGNKRFRSSFDLWVPTKGMRDQMVRHFHGFGSLLKGNQNISAAQTVSGTLGFLFKSQDVPSSHTTSKPLFEDSVPKKDSPTIKSTADMLNTSSVHPYRKREL from the exons atgataaataaaaatttctctgAAGAAATTTCTGCCCTGAGAGCTGAAAAACAG GAGGTGATGAACTCCCTCCAGCAGGCCCAGCGGCTGCTGCAGATGCAGACCAAGGCCATCGGCCGAGTGGAGCTGGAGCTGCGCAGGCAGAGAGAGGAACATCAG GCCCTTAAAAGAGAACATGAACTGCTCCAAGCGAAGACAAGAGAGAGGGAAGATAGATTTGTAAGTCTCACAGAGGAGTACAAAAACTCAAAAACGAAACAGGAAAGAGAG CAGAAAATACTTTTTGATGAGGCTGGTGAATTGAGTGAGGGTCATGATCATCTGGACAAGCAGCCAATATCTTGTAAGGAAGAAGAACATACACACATGGTGCAG GGTAATTTGAAGGACTACAGCCAAAATGACATAGCTGAAAATGCAGATGTATCTTGTGATGTTATTTGTAAAACAAAGAATGCAGGAAGAGAATGTGTGCCTTTACAAAATGACAAGGAATTGGTCCAACTATGTTGTCCAGCTAGAACTAAACAAGATCTGTCAGATGCTGATAAAACAGGAGATTCTGGACATGCACCAG ATGAAGGCAGGGATCCTGCTCCCACTGAGCCTAGAGAGACAGTGAATGATGGGCTTCCACAGCCAGACTACTGCACAGCTATCAAGGCGCAGGGCGCCTATGTTTATGTTCCTGGACACGCAGACATGGAGGGGACTGAGAAGGGTGACTGTGCAGCTGACCCCACAACCAACCCCACCCGCACAGCACTTGAGCCACCAGGAAGTCCCACTGCATCGGCTGTGTTCCCAGCTGGAGTGACTCCATCTGCAGATGCTGTTGATACATTGGGTGTCTGTGGAGCCAGTGCAGGTCAGCAGGCCCCAGACTCCCGAGTAATACAGCCGTGCATGGGTACTACCCATCCAGGCAACTGTACGGTTAATGAGGCCCCTGTTTCTTGTAGTTCTGTACCCTGCAAGTATGACTTTATTAAGGCACTGTCTGGATCTGAAAGCTATGCCAGTCACACTGTGGAGCATggagaagaaataaatgaaggtaacaagaaaaaagaaacaaagtctACTTTAAAGAGTATATCTAGAGTTACAGATGAATATGGTAGAGTTACCCAGAAAGGCACAGAGATAGTGTGTGACAGCACCACAGACTCTGCCTTTGATAAAAGATATCCAAGTAAAGCCAATGAGGAGTCTCTCAAGTGTTCATATCCATGCCTTCCAGGATTTTTCATCTCAGGAAATGGGAAAACCACCCCTTTGGCCTCTGTAAGGTCTTCTGTCAGTTCTGACACTGAACTTGAATCCAAGTTGTCTGACAAAGACAGTCATCCACAGGTAGTGATGAACCCACAGCCTGATGTGAAGGAAGCCTCAGGTCAAAATTACTTAAGTATCTCTTCAGCGCTGAACAGTGATGTTGTTTTAAACACTGAGGCAAAATGCACTCTCCTTCAATCAAAAACACCAGATAAGACTGACATTACCGCAGTTGACACCAGTTTTTTAACAATGGATTTGGCCTCAAGATCTGCCACACCGAGCAAGACATCAGATGAAGAATCCTTTACTCAGAATGAAGCAAGACAAAAGTTTAAAGATCAGCATATTTTTGTATGTGATCTAGAAAGCACAGATGTTAAAGAAAGTTCTGCATTCAAATATtctgataaatataaaaaaattgaaactcCTAGTATCAGTATTCCAACAAAGTacattcaaaatgaaataaatctcaACTCTAATGAAACTGACAGTATATTTGTTCCAGGAAACAAAAGATTTAGGTCATCGTTTGACTTATGGGTACCTACAAAAGGAATGAGAGACCAAATGGTGAGACACTTTCATGGTTTTGGGTCTCTGCTGAAGGGGAATCAGAACATATCTGCAGCACAGACAGTTTCTGGAACTTTAGGATTCCTTTTCAAAAGCCAGGATGTCCCTTCATCTCATACAACCTCAAAGCCTTTATTTGAAGACAGTGTTCCAAAGAAAG ATTCTCCTACAATTAAAAGTACTGCTGACATGCTGAATACTTCCAGTGTCCACCCTTACCGTAAGAGAGAGCTGTGA
- the ccdc73 gene encoding coiled-coil domain-containing protein 73, with amino-acid sequence MQFGMANDPLSSFTLQPQGKYQFIAELKDKEINSLKEELKSLQLSKCSLQKTLSELEQKLHLQVQTKDSHLNQLSEVERRFGSVSRHFAAVRQAHEKLEQKVGEAVRLNKNLSSLNKKQEFTITSLKQIFVKG; translated from the exons ATGCAGTTTGGTATGGCCAATGATCCCCTATCATCCTTTACTTTGCAACCGCAGGGAAAATACCAGTTCATAGCTGAATTAAAGGACAAAGAGATCAACAGTCTGAAAGAAGAGCTTAAATCGCTGCAG TTGTCCAAGTGTAGTTTGCAGAAGACATTAAGTGAATTG GAGCAGAAGTTACATCTCCAGGTGCAAACCAAAGACAGTCATCTGAACCAGTTGAGTGAGGTGGAGAGACGGTTTGGGTCAGTGTCTCGACACTttgctgctgtgagacaggcTCATGAGAAGCTGGAGCAAAAAG TTGGAGAAGCAGTGAGGCTCAATAAGAATCTGTCATCTTTAAATAAGAAACAAGAATTCACAATTACTTCTTTAAAACag ATTTTTGTGAAAGGATAG
- the eif3m gene encoding LOW QUALITY PROTEIN: eukaryotic translation initiation factor 3 subunit M (The sequence of the model RefSeq protein was modified relative to this genomic sequence to represent the inferred CDS: deleted 1 base in 1 codon), with protein sequence MSVPAFVDITEEDQASELRAYIKSKGAEISEENSEGGPHVDLAQIIDVCDVCLKEDDKDGESVMNSIVSLLLILETDKQEALIESLCEKLVKFREGERPSLRMQLLSNLFYGMDENASVRYTVYCSLIKVAATCSAISFIPTDLDQVRKWIVDWNLSIEKKHTLLRMVYEALVDCKKSEAAAKVMVELLGSYTEDNASQARVDAHRCIVSALKDPDTFLFDHLLILKPVCFLEGELIHDLLTIFVSAKLATYVKFYQNNKDFVDSLGLSHDQNMAKMRLLTFMGMAVEYKEISLDTMQQELQIGTDEVEAFVIDAVRTKMVYCKIDQTQRKVVVSHSTHRTFGKQQWQQLYDSLSAWKQNLAAVKTSLQALTSST encoded by the exons ATGAGTGTTCCGGCATTTGTTGACATAACCGAGGAGGATCAG GCTTCAGAGCTTAGAGCCTACATTAAATCAAAAGGAGCGGAGATTTCCGAGGAGAATTCAGAGGGTGGACCTCATGTGGACTTGGCACAGATCAttgatgtgtgtgatgtttgccTCAAGGAGGACGACAAAG ATGGGGAGAGTGTGATGAACAGTATCGTGTCCCTGCTGCTCATCTTGGAGACGGATAAGCAGGAGGCCCTGATCGAGAGCCTCTGCGAGAAACTGGTCAAGTTCCGGGAAGGAGAGCGACCGTCTCTGAGGATGCAGCT GCTGAGTAACCTGTTCTACGGCATGGATGAAAATGCCTCTGTGAGGTACACAGTGTACTGCAGTCTCATTAAGGTTGCAGCCACCTGCAGTGCCATCTCTTTCATCCCCACGGATCTTGATCAG GTACGAAAGTGGATAGTGGATTGGAATCTCAGTAtagagaagaaacacacacttttgagAATGGTATATGAAGCTCTGGTGGACTGCAAAAAAAG tgaagcagcagcaaaagTGATGGTGGAGCTCCTGGGAAGCTACACAGAGGACAATGCCTCTCAAGCACGGGTGGATGCTCACAG GTGTATCGTTAGTGCTTTGAAAGACccagacacttttctgtttGACCACCTCCTCATTCTGAAGCCAGTGTGTTTCTTGGAAGGGGAGTTGATTCATGAT CTCTTAACCATATTTGTGAGTGCAAAGCTTGCAACATATGTCAAGTTCTACCAAAACAACAAAGACTTTGTTGATTCTCTCG GTCTTTCACATGATCAGAACATGGCCAAAATGAGGCTACTTACATTCATGGGGATGGCTGTGGAATATAAGGAGATCTCCTTGGACACCATGCAGCAGGAGTTACAGATCGGTACTGACGAAGTAGAGGCTTTTGTCATTGATG CTGTTCGAACCAAGATGGTTTATTGCAAAATTGACCAGACGCAGCGCAAAGTTGTAGTGAG CCACAGCACCCATCGGACCTTTGGGaagcagcagtggcagcagctgtATGACAGCCTCAGTGCCTGGAAACAAAACCTGGCTGCTGTCAAG ACCAGCCTGCAAGCTTTAACCTCTTCTACATAA